From the genome of Streptococcus lutetiensis, one region includes:
- the rpmG gene encoding 50S ribosomal protein L33, with translation MRVNITLEHKESGERLYLTSKNKRNTPDRLQLKKYSPKLRKHVIFTEVK, from the coding sequence ATGCGCGTAAATATTACACTTGAACACAAAGAATCTGGTGAACGCTTGTACCTTACTTCAAAAAACAAACGTAACACTCCAGACCGTCTTCAATTGAAAAAATACTCACCAAAATTGCGTAAACACGTGATCTTTACTGAAGTTAAATAA
- the rpmF gene encoding 50S ribosomal protein L32: MAVPARHTSKAKKNKRRTHYKLTAPSVKFDETTGDYSRSHRVSLKGYYKGRKIAKAAK, encoded by the coding sequence ATGGCAGTACCTGCACGTCACACTTCAAAAGCGAAGAAAAACAAACGTCGTACACACTACAAATTGACTGCTCCATCAGTTAAATTTGACGAAACTACTGGAGATTACTCACGTTCTCACCGTGTATCACTTAAAGGATACTACAAAGGACGTAAAATCGCTAAAGCAGCTAAATAA